Proteins encoded by one window of Serratia nevei:
- the suhB gene encoding inositol-1-monophosphatase produces MHPMLTIAVRAARKAGNLIAKNYETPDAVEASQKGTNDFVTNVDRDAEHLIIDVIRKSYPQHSIVSEERGELIGEDRDVQWVIDPLDGTANFIKRFPHFSVSIAVRIKGRTEVAVVYDPMRNELFTATRGQGAQLNGYRLRGTNAKDLDGTILATGFPFKVKQHATPYINIVGKLFTQCADFRRTGSAALDLAYVAAGRVDGFFEIGLKPWDFAAGELLVREAGGLVTDFVGGHNHFSSGNVVAGNPRVVKAMLATMREELSEALKR; encoded by the coding sequence ATGCATCCGATGCTGACTATCGCCGTGCGCGCTGCGCGCAAGGCCGGTAACCTGATTGCCAAAAACTACGAAACCCCGGACGCTGTAGAAGCGAGCCAGAAAGGGACCAATGACTTCGTCACCAACGTCGATCGCGATGCAGAGCATCTGATCATCGACGTCATCCGCAAGTCTTATCCGCAACACAGTATCGTGAGCGAAGAACGCGGTGAGCTGATCGGCGAAGATCGCGATGTGCAATGGGTGATCGATCCACTGGATGGCACTGCAAACTTCATCAAACGTTTCCCTCATTTCTCCGTTTCCATCGCCGTACGCATCAAAGGCCGTACTGAAGTGGCCGTGGTCTACGATCCGATGCGCAACGAACTGTTCACCGCCACTCGCGGCCAGGGCGCACAGCTCAACGGTTACCGCCTGCGCGGCACCAACGCCAAAGATCTGGATGGCACCATCCTGGCGACCGGCTTCCCGTTCAAGGTCAAGCAGCACGCAACGCCTTACATCAACATCGTCGGCAAACTGTTCACCCAGTGTGCAGACTTCCGCCGCACCGGTTCCGCCGCGCTGGATCTGGCCTATGTGGCCGCCGGCCGCGTAGACGGGTTCTTCGAAATCGGCCTGAAGCCGTGGGATTTCGCCGCGGGCGAACTGCTGGTGCGTGAAGCCGGCGGCCTGGTGACCGACTTCGTCGGTGGCCACAACCACTTCAGCTCCGGCAACGTGGTTGCAGGCAACCCGCGCGTAGTGAAAGCCATGCTGGCCACCATGCGTGAAGAACTGAGCGAAGCGCTGAAGCGTTAA
- a CDS encoding nickel/cobalt transporter: MSLNFSPPTTSRRHWAFGLWPLLPFTLALAAAALLAWHYWPQLLMQSVVWQKALHQQMAGLLQQVKAAPQQAGLALMLFSLGYGVLHALGPGHGKVVIATYLATHPARLKSSLKLTFAASLVQGGVAIALVTLMLVVLQLSSRQLHQSSFWLEKGSFILVMLLGVLLSWRALKRLFAAIKAMRPAPALRINSLTPLAADHVHSAHCGCGHRHLPSDSELQAGSDWRTQAAIVLAMGMRPCSGAILVLLFSKVIGVFGWGVISALAMAFGTSLTISMLALLVHYSRRLAVRLSRSRAPAAWSAVAWGALALAGGLILLAAGLLLYVSAQPEFGGGIRPFSR, translated from the coding sequence ATGTCGTTAAATTTCTCACCTCCGACGACGAGCCGACGCCACTGGGCCTTCGGCCTGTGGCCGCTGCTGCCGTTCACGCTGGCGTTGGCGGCCGCCGCGCTGCTGGCGTGGCACTATTGGCCGCAACTGCTGATGCAGAGCGTGGTATGGCAAAAAGCGCTGCACCAGCAGATGGCGGGGCTGTTGCAGCAGGTGAAGGCCGCGCCGCAGCAGGCCGGGCTGGCGCTGATGCTGTTCAGCCTCGGCTATGGCGTCTTGCATGCGCTCGGCCCCGGCCACGGCAAAGTGGTGATCGCCACCTACCTGGCTACCCATCCGGCGCGGCTGAAAAGCAGCCTGAAGCTGACCTTCGCCGCCTCGCTGGTGCAGGGTGGGGTAGCGATCGCGCTGGTCACGCTGATGCTGGTGGTATTGCAGCTCTCTTCGCGCCAGCTGCACCAAAGCAGCTTCTGGCTGGAGAAGGGCAGCTTTATTCTGGTGATGCTGCTTGGCGTGCTGCTGAGTTGGCGCGCGCTGAAACGCCTGTTTGCGGCGATCAAGGCGATGCGCCCGGCGCCGGCGCTGCGCATCAACAGCCTGACGCCGCTGGCGGCGGATCATGTGCACAGCGCCCACTGCGGCTGCGGCCACCGGCATCTGCCGAGCGACAGCGAGCTGCAGGCGGGAAGCGACTGGCGCACTCAGGCCGCCATCGTGCTGGCGATGGGCATGCGCCCCTGTTCGGGGGCGATTTTGGTGCTGCTGTTCTCCAAGGTGATCGGCGTGTTCGGCTGGGGAGTGATCTCCGCGCTGGCGATGGCGTTCGGCACCTCGTTGACCATCTCGATGCTGGCGCTGCTGGTGCATTACAGTCGCCGGCTGGCGGTGCGCCTCAGCCGTTCGCGTGCCCCCGCCGCCTGGAGCGCGGTGGCCTGGGGGGCGCTGGCGTTAGCCGGCGGCCTGATCCTGTTGGCTGCAGGGCTGTTGCTGTACGTCAGCGCGCAGCCGGAATTCGGCGGCGGCATCCGGCCCTTCTCCCGCTAA
- a CDS encoding DUF1007 family protein, giving the protein MMKLRRLLAAFGAVFSAGAIAHPHSFIDMNTTFVAKDQRLVGLKMVWVMDEITSADLLYDAKNAKSDSEVWKKLAAEVMANVLGQHYFTDLYRDGKPVKYLNLPSEYHLSRQGNQAVLEFVLPLAEPQPLAGKPFELSTYDPTYFVDMTYKDQNALHLPPEMAQLCSYKLMTPKPNASLQAYALSLDKNDSPGEDLALGQQFAQRVTLQCR; this is encoded by the coding sequence ATGATGAAGTTACGTCGTCTTTTGGCTGCCTTCGGCGCCGTGTTCAGCGCCGGTGCGATCGCGCATCCGCACAGCTTTATCGACATGAATACCACCTTCGTCGCCAAAGACCAGCGGCTGGTCGGCCTGAAAATGGTGTGGGTGATGGATGAAATCACCTCGGCGGATCTGCTCTACGATGCGAAAAACGCCAAGAGCGATTCTGAAGTGTGGAAAAAGCTGGCGGCGGAAGTGATGGCCAACGTGCTGGGGCAGCACTATTTCACCGATCTTTACCGCGACGGCAAGCCGGTGAAATACCTGAACTTGCCCAGCGAATATCACCTGTCGCGCCAGGGCAATCAGGCGGTGCTGGAGTTCGTGCTGCCGTTGGCCGAGCCACAGCCGCTGGCGGGCAAGCCGTTCGAACTTTCTACTTACGATCCGACTTATTTCGTGGATATGACCTATAAAGACCAAAATGCGCTGCATCTGCCGCCGGAGATGGCGCAGCTGTGTAGCTATAAGCTGATGACGCCGAAGCCGAATGCGTCGCTGCAGGCCTATGCGCTGTCGCTCGACAAGAACGACTCGCCCGGTGAAGACCTGGCGCTGGGGCAGCAGTTCGCCCAGCGGGTGACGCTGCAATGTCGTTAA
- the csiE gene encoding stationary phase inducible protein CsiE — protein MSLDTSPVPELSGQQRRCHLLLMLYTPEPELQLETLSRINGVAPPITRQDIAEVASEIQRFHHLEIAVDHDRGYQLRGSTLDQRLCLIHWLRRALRCSPQFVEGDFAPRLRHALAADAAPASALAEAIDACEPLLNRRFDARDRQFLQHYLLYCAWQNRLRQHPRFDAVQRDWLRQKPEQQAAAWLHQACNRLFNQPPQADERDFLALTFTMLKNHSYHSNDSAQEQRLMTAIDSMVERFQQLSGMAFSSKTELVSQLFAHLAPALERCRFAIGIDNMLLEEVVRKYPRLMRTTQEALKPLEQEYGVHFSNEEAGLVAISFGAWLMQDNALQEKQVLLLTLDNPQLEEEVEYQIRELTLLPLNIKYLPLSDYLRGGAPQGVMLVITPYAAVHSDPHPPLIYTELPLETRQRQAIRALLEAP, from the coding sequence ATGAGCCTGGACACCTCTCCCGTGCCCGAGCTCTCCGGACAACAACGGCGCTGCCATCTGCTGCTGATGCTGTACACGCCGGAGCCCGAGTTACAGCTGGAGACCCTGAGCCGAATCAACGGCGTCGCCCCCCCGATAACCCGGCAAGATATAGCCGAGGTGGCCAGTGAAATCCAGCGTTTCCACCACCTGGAGATCGCCGTCGATCACGATCGTGGTTACCAACTGCGGGGCAGCACGCTCGACCAGCGCCTGTGCCTGATCCATTGGCTGCGGCGGGCCCTGCGCTGCAGCCCGCAATTCGTTGAAGGCGATTTCGCCCCGCGCCTGCGGCACGCGCTGGCGGCCGATGCCGCCCCGGCGTCTGCGCTGGCAGAGGCGATCGATGCCTGCGAGCCGCTGCTCAACCGCCGCTTCGATGCACGCGACCGCCAATTCCTGCAGCATTATCTGCTCTACTGCGCCTGGCAAAATCGCCTGCGGCAGCATCCGCGTTTCGACGCCGTTCAGCGTGACTGGCTGCGGCAAAAACCGGAGCAGCAGGCCGCCGCCTGGCTGCATCAGGCCTGCAACCGGCTGTTTAATCAGCCGCCGCAGGCAGACGAGCGCGATTTTTTGGCGCTGACGTTTACCATGTTGAAAAATCACAGCTACCACAGCAACGACTCCGCGCAGGAACAGCGGCTGATGACGGCCATCGACAGCATGGTCGAGCGCTTCCAGCAACTTTCCGGCATGGCCTTCAGCAGCAAAACGGAGCTGGTCAGCCAGCTGTTTGCCCATCTGGCGCCGGCGCTGGAGCGCTGCCGTTTCGCCATCGGCATCGACAATATGCTGCTGGAAGAAGTGGTGCGCAAATACCCGCGGCTGATGCGCACCACGCAGGAAGCGCTGAAACCGCTGGAGCAGGAATACGGCGTGCATTTTTCCAATGAGGAGGCCGGCCTGGTGGCCATCAGCTTCGGCGCCTGGCTGATGCAGGACAACGCGCTGCAAGAAAAACAGGTGCTGCTGCTGACGCTGGACAACCCGCAGTTGGAAGAAGAAGTGGAATACCAGATCCGCGAGCTCACGCTGCTGCCGCTGAACATCAAGTATCTGCCGCTGAGCGACTATCTGCGCGGCGGCGCGCCACAGGGCGTCATGCTGGTGATCACCCCTTATGCGGCGGTGCACAGCGATCCGCACCCGCCGCTAATCTATACCGAACTGCCGCTGGAAACCCGGCAGCGCCAGGCGATCCGCGCGCTGCTGGAAGCCCCTTAA
- a CDS encoding 3-phenylpropionate MFS transporter, with protein sequence MVLQSTRWLALSYFTYFFSYGIFLPFWGVWLKGEGIAPETIGMLLGAGLVARFLGSLLIAPRVKDPSHLVSALRLLALLTLAFAVGFCFGNGWGWLMLVIAGFNLFFSPLVPLTDALAGTWQKQIRMDYGRVRLWGSLAFVIGSALTGQLVAVWGHNAILYSLIFSVLAMLLGMLLKPSVMPQGEARTHSGAERSLWALLKEGPVWRFLLCVTLLQGAHAGYYSFGSIYWQEAGYSASTIGYLWSLGVVAEVIIFASSNVLFRRWNARNLLLLSACCGVLRWSLMAYSTELGWLLLIQILHCGTFTVCHLAAMRFIAARQGQEVIRLQAVYSALAMGGGIAVMTVIAGFLFEHWQGGVFWVMAAVAVPALFIRPPAVSVSR encoded by the coding sequence ATGGTTCTGCAATCAACGCGTTGGCTCGCTCTCAGTTATTTCACCTACTTCTTTTCCTATGGCATTTTCTTACCGTTCTGGGGCGTGTGGCTGAAAGGCGAGGGCATCGCGCCGGAAACCATCGGCATGTTGCTCGGTGCCGGCTTGGTGGCCCGCTTCCTCGGCAGTTTACTGATTGCACCCCGCGTTAAAGATCCCTCTCATTTAGTCTCCGCCCTGCGCCTGCTGGCGCTGCTGACCTTGGCCTTCGCGGTCGGCTTTTGCTTTGGCAACGGCTGGGGCTGGCTGATGCTGGTGATAGCGGGGTTCAACCTGTTCTTCTCGCCGCTGGTGCCGCTGACCGACGCGCTGGCCGGCACCTGGCAAAAGCAGATCCGTATGGACTACGGCCGGGTAAGGCTGTGGGGCTCGCTGGCGTTCGTCATCGGCTCGGCGCTGACCGGGCAGCTGGTGGCGGTGTGGGGCCATAACGCCATTCTTTACAGCCTGATCTTCAGCGTGTTGGCGATGCTGCTGGGCATGTTGCTGAAGCCGAGCGTCATGCCGCAGGGCGAAGCGCGCACGCACAGCGGAGCTGAGCGCTCGCTGTGGGCACTGCTGAAAGAAGGGCCGGTCTGGCGATTCCTGTTGTGCGTCACGCTGCTACAGGGGGCGCATGCCGGCTACTACAGCTTCGGCTCCATTTACTGGCAGGAGGCGGGCTATTCGGCCTCGACCATCGGCTATCTGTGGTCGCTCGGCGTAGTGGCGGAGGTGATTATTTTCGCCAGCAGCAACGTGCTGTTCCGCCGCTGGAATGCGCGCAACCTGCTGTTGCTCTCCGCCTGCTGCGGCGTGCTGCGCTGGAGCCTGATGGCCTACAGCACCGAGCTGGGCTGGCTGCTGCTGATCCAGATCCTGCACTGCGGCACCTTCACCGTCTGCCATCTGGCGGCGATGCGCTTTATCGCCGCACGCCAGGGGCAAGAGGTGATCCGGCTGCAGGCGGTGTATTCGGCGCTGGCGATGGGCGGTGGCATCGCCGTCATGACGGTCATTGCCGGGTTCCTGTTCGAACATTGGCAGGGTGGGGTATTCTGGGTGATGGCGGCGGTCGCGGTGCCGGCCTTGTTCATCCGGCCGCCGGCGGTCAGCGTCAGCCGCTGA
- the glyA gene encoding serine hydroxymethyltransferase: protein MLKREMNIADYDAELWRAMEQEVVRQEEHIELIASENYTSPRVMQAQGSQLTNKYAEGYPGKRYYGGCEYVDIVEQLAIDRAKELFGADYANVQPHSGSQANFAVYTALLQPGDTILGMNLAHGGHLTHGSPVNLSGKLYNVVPYGIDDKGQIDYDDLAKQAQTHKPKMIIGGFSAYSGVVDWAKMREIADSIGAYLFVDMAHVAGLIAAGVYPNPVPHAHIVTTTTHKTLAGPRGGLILAKGGDEELYKKLNSAVFPGGQGGPLMHVIAGKAVALKEAMEPEFKVYQQQVAVNAKAMVEVFLQRGYKVVSGGTHNHLFLLDLVDKNLTGKEADAALGRANITVNKNSVPNDPKSPFVTSGVRIGTPAVTRRGFKEADVRELAGWICDVLDNINDEATIERTKKKVLDICARLPVYA from the coding sequence ATGTTAAAGCGTGAAATGAACATTGCCGATTACGATGCGGAACTGTGGCGTGCCATGGAGCAGGAAGTGGTGCGTCAGGAAGAGCACATCGAGCTGATCGCGTCTGAGAACTACACCAGCCCGCGCGTGATGCAGGCTCAGGGTTCCCAGCTGACCAACAAATACGCTGAAGGCTATCCGGGCAAGCGTTACTACGGCGGCTGCGAATACGTGGATATCGTTGAGCAGCTGGCTATCGATCGCGCCAAAGAATTGTTCGGCGCCGATTACGCCAACGTGCAGCCGCACTCCGGCTCCCAGGCTAACTTCGCCGTGTACACCGCGCTGCTGCAGCCGGGCGACACCATTCTGGGCATGAACCTGGCGCACGGCGGCCACCTGACCCACGGTTCCCCGGTCAACCTGTCCGGCAAACTGTATAACGTGGTGCCTTACGGCATCGACGACAAAGGCCAAATCGACTATGACGATCTGGCCAAGCAGGCGCAAACCCACAAGCCGAAAATGATCATCGGCGGCTTCTCCGCTTACTCCGGCGTGGTTGATTGGGCCAAAATGCGCGAAATCGCCGACAGCATCGGCGCTTACCTGTTCGTCGACATGGCGCACGTAGCGGGCCTGATCGCCGCCGGCGTGTACCCGAACCCGGTACCGCACGCGCACATCGTCACCACCACCACCCACAAAACCCTGGCGGGCCCGCGCGGCGGCCTGATCCTGGCGAAGGGCGGCGACGAAGAGCTGTACAAGAAGCTGAACTCCGCCGTGTTCCCTGGCGGCCAGGGCGGCCCGCTGATGCACGTGATCGCCGGCAAGGCGGTGGCGCTGAAAGAAGCGATGGAGCCTGAGTTCAAGGTTTACCAGCAGCAAGTGGCGGTCAACGCCAAGGCGATGGTGGAAGTGTTCCTGCAGCGCGGCTACAAAGTGGTCTCCGGCGGCACCCATAACCACCTGTTCCTGCTGGATCTGGTCGACAAAAACCTGACCGGTAAAGAAGCGGACGCTGCCCTGGGCCGCGCCAACATCACCGTCAACAAAAACAGCGTGCCGAACGATCCGAAGAGCCCGTTCGTTACCTCCGGCGTGCGTATCGGCACCCCGGCCGTGACCCGTCGCGGCTTCAAAGAGGCCGACGTGCGCGAACTGGCCGGTTGGATCTGCGATGTGCTGGACAACATCAACGATGAAGCCACCATCGAACGCACCAAGAAGAAAGTGCTGGATATCTGCGCCCGCCTGCCGGTTTACGCATAA
- the hmpA gene encoding NO-inducible flavohemoprotein gives MLDSQTIATVKSTIPLLAATGPKLTAHFYDRMFAHNPELKDIFNMSNQRNGDQRQALFDAICAYAANIENLPALLPAVERIAQKHTSFNIQPEQYNIVGGHLLATLDEMFSPGQEVLDAWGKAYGVLANVFIQREEQIYQQSETDNGGWRDLRAFRILKKQPQSDVICSFVLAPVDGGRVADFKPGQYLAVYIKHDSLEHQEIRQYSLTTSPNGEFYRIAVKREDQGKVSNYLHRQAQEGDVIYIAPPHGDFFLDVAPTTPVALISAGVGQTPMLGMLNTLHDNQHQAQVHWLHAAENGSVHAFADEVADIAGRMPNLSRHVWYREPAADDVEGRDYHSRGLMDLSALQGSLADPQMHYYFCGPVAFMQFVGKQLLEMGVEAERIHYECFGPHKVL, from the coding sequence ATGCTGGATAGCCAAACCATCGCCACCGTGAAATCCACCATTCCCCTGCTGGCTGCGACCGGGCCGAAGCTGACCGCCCACTTTTACGATCGCATGTTCGCGCACAACCCGGAATTGAAAGACATTTTCAACATGAGCAACCAGCGCAACGGCGATCAGCGTCAGGCGCTGTTCGACGCCATCTGCGCCTATGCCGCCAACATCGAGAACCTGCCGGCGCTGCTGCCGGCGGTGGAGCGCATCGCGCAGAAGCACACCAGCTTCAATATCCAGCCGGAGCAGTACAACATCGTCGGCGGTCACCTGCTGGCGACCCTGGACGAAATGTTCAGCCCGGGTCAGGAAGTCCTGGACGCCTGGGGCAAAGCCTACGGCGTGCTGGCCAACGTATTTATCCAGCGTGAAGAGCAGATTTATCAGCAGAGCGAAACCGACAACGGCGGCTGGCGCGATCTGCGCGCGTTCCGCATCCTGAAGAAACAGCCGCAGAGCGACGTGATCTGCAGCTTCGTGCTGGCGCCGGTGGACGGCGGCCGGGTGGCGGACTTCAAACCGGGGCAATACCTGGCGGTCTACATCAAGCACGACAGCCTGGAGCATCAGGAAATTCGCCAGTACTCGCTGACCACCTCGCCGAACGGCGAGTTCTACCGCATCGCGGTGAAGCGCGAAGATCAGGGGAAAGTGTCCAACTACCTGCACCGGCAGGCGCAGGAAGGCGACGTGATCTACATCGCCCCGCCGCACGGCGACTTCTTCCTCGACGTGGCGCCGACCACGCCGGTGGCGCTGATCTCCGCCGGCGTCGGCCAAACCCCGATGCTCGGCATGCTCAACACCCTGCACGACAACCAGCATCAGGCGCAGGTCCACTGGCTGCACGCGGCGGAAAACGGCAGCGTGCACGCCTTTGCCGATGAGGTAGCGGATATTGCCGGGCGTATGCCGAATCTGAGCCGCCATGTGTGGTACCGCGAGCCGGCTGCCGATGACGTGGAAGGCCGCGACTACCACAGCCGCGGATTGATGGATTTGAGCGCGCTGCAAGGCAGCCTGGCCGATCCGCAGATGCACTATTACTTCTGCGGCCCGGTGGCCTTCATGCAGTTCGTGGGCAAACAACTGCTGGAGATGGGCGTAGAGGCCGAACGCATCCACTACGAATGTTTCGGCCCGCATAAGGTGCTGTAA
- a CDS encoding c-type cytochrome yields the protein MSLRSLYLLSLLAAGGSAQAMSAGEYVAKAGDCTACHTAPGGAELAGGMKFPTPLGAIYATNITPDKLHGIGAYSFEEFDRAMRQGIAKDGHRLYPAMPYTSYAKMSAEDMRALYDYLMNEVPAQNVANRDSDISWPLSMRWPLAVWNQLFHDDQPYQADPQQSAEWNRGAYLVQGAGHCGSCHTPRGWAMQEKGLDGKEPVFLSGAELDGWYASNLRGLPPEEVTALLKTGRSRHAAVAGPMSEVVTHSTQYLSDGDLNAIAVYLRSLAPETAAKAAAPATQANNPGGKATYAMYCSTCHGNKGEGTDFVIPALAGNATVTADNPLTALRVVLEGAHTPATQQAMAFDMPAYGWALNDRQAADLMSYLRGSWGNQAAPVTVQQVQDARQLQAK from the coding sequence ATGAGTCTGCGTTCGCTGTACCTGTTGAGCCTGCTGGCGGCCGGCGGCTCGGCCCAGGCGATGTCGGCCGGGGAATATGTCGCCAAGGCCGGCGACTGCACCGCCTGCCACACCGCGCCGGGCGGCGCTGAACTGGCGGGCGGCATGAAGTTCCCGACGCCGCTCGGGGCTATCTACGCCACCAACATCACGCCGGACAAGCTGCACGGCATCGGCGCCTATTCGTTCGAAGAGTTCGATCGCGCCATGCGCCAGGGGATAGCCAAAGACGGTCACCGGCTCTACCCGGCGATGCCGTATACCTCGTACGCCAAAATGAGCGCGGAAGACATGCGCGCGCTGTATGACTACCTGATGAATGAGGTGCCGGCGCAGAACGTCGCCAACCGGGACAGCGACATCAGCTGGCCGCTGTCGATGCGCTGGCCGCTGGCGGTGTGGAACCAGCTGTTCCACGACGACCAGCCGTATCAGGCAGATCCGCAGCAAAGCGCCGAGTGGAACCGCGGCGCCTACCTGGTGCAGGGCGCGGGCCATTGCGGCAGCTGCCACACGCCGCGCGGCTGGGCGATGCAAGAGAAGGGGCTGGACGGTAAGGAGCCGGTGTTCCTGAGCGGCGCCGAGCTGGACGGCTGGTACGCCTCCAATCTGCGCGGCCTGCCGCCGGAAGAGGTGACGGCGCTGCTGAAAACCGGCCGCAGCCGCCATGCGGCGGTCGCCGGGCCGATGAGCGAGGTGGTGACCCACAGTACGCAGTATCTCAGCGACGGCGATTTGAACGCCATCGCGGTGTACCTGCGCAGCCTGGCGCCGGAAACCGCCGCCAAAGCCGCTGCGCCAGCCACGCAGGCGAATAATCCGGGCGGCAAGGCGACCTACGCGATGTACTGCTCGACCTGCCACGGCAACAAGGGCGAGGGCACCGATTTTGTCATTCCGGCGCTGGCGGGCAATGCCACGGTAACGGCGGACAATCCGCTGACCGCGCTGCGGGTAGTGCTGGAAGGGGCGCATACCCCGGCCACGCAGCAGGCGATGGCGTTCGATATGCCGGCTTACGGCTGGGCGTTGAACGATCGGCAGGCGGCGGATCTGATGAGCTATCTGCGGGGAAGCTGGGGCAACCAGGCGGCGCCGGTGACGGTGCAGCAGGTGCAGGACGCGCGCCAGCTGCAGGCGAAATGA
- a CDS encoding NAD(P)/FAD-dependent oxidoreductase, with protein MGITRRDFLNGVAITIAAGLTPLQILRASPQTANQTLYYPPALTGLRGNHPGSFEHAHQLGRDGKTFDFGSVPAVEEFDLVVVGAGISGLAAACFWQQLKGEQQRILLIDNHDDFGGHAKRNEFNTDDGMLLGYGGSESLQSPRSNFSPVAMGLLRKLGVDIDQLEQAFDTTFYPDLNLSRGVYFDRKNFGVDKVVSGDPGRTVADDIPRDRLNGRSYEAFIGDFPLPESDRQALIALHTVEKDYLPEMTLEQKVEWLDTHSYTQFLREKVGLSELAIRYFQQTTNDFQAVGIDGTSCSDARICDLPGLGGMNLPPLDEESQADLDDPYVFHFPDGNATLTRLMVRKLIPAVAPAGKDMNDVVLAKFDYSQLDRPESPVKLRLNSTGLHAANVGDKVEVTYMTGEKMTKVRAGQVVMAGYNMMIPYLVPEMSHEQQEALKQNVKAPLVYSKVVIRNWQPFIKLGVHEIYSPAAPYSRVKLDYPVSMGGYQHPRDPDRPIGLHMVYVPTLPGSGLSPREQSRKGRALLLGTPFEVHEQMIREQLQGMLGEAGFDHQRDIQAITVNRWSHGYSYFLNGLFDDEEEAKKIIETARQPIGKIVIANSDSDWSPYANSAIDQAWRAVNELAYGKVAAKEGA; from the coding sequence ATGGGTATCACCAGACGCGATTTTCTCAACGGGGTGGCGATCACCATCGCCGCCGGGTTGACGCCGCTGCAAATCTTGCGCGCGTCGCCGCAAACCGCCAATCAAACCCTGTACTACCCGCCGGCGCTGACCGGGCTGCGGGGTAACCATCCGGGCTCGTTCGAGCATGCGCACCAGCTGGGGCGCGACGGTAAAACCTTTGATTTCGGCAGCGTACCCGCCGTTGAAGAGTTCGATCTGGTGGTGGTCGGCGCCGGCATCAGCGGGCTGGCGGCCGCCTGCTTCTGGCAGCAGCTAAAAGGCGAGCAGCAGCGCATTTTGCTGATCGACAACCATGACGACTTCGGCGGCCACGCCAAGCGCAACGAATTCAACACCGACGACGGCATGCTGCTCGGCTACGGCGGCAGCGAATCGCTGCAGTCGCCGCGCTCCAACTTCAGCCCGGTGGCGATGGGGCTGCTGCGCAAGCTCGGCGTCGATATCGACCAACTGGAGCAGGCGTTTGACACCACTTTCTACCCGGATCTGAACCTGAGCCGCGGGGTTTACTTCGATCGCAAGAACTTCGGCGTCGACAAGGTGGTGAGCGGCGATCCGGGCCGCACGGTGGCGGACGACATTCCGCGCGATCGCCTCAACGGCCGCTCTTATGAAGCGTTCATCGGTGATTTCCCGCTGCCGGAAAGCGATCGCCAGGCGCTGATCGCGCTGCATACGGTGGAGAAAGATTATCTGCCGGAGATGACGCTGGAGCAGAAGGTCGAATGGCTCGATACCCACAGCTACACCCAGTTCCTGCGTGAAAAAGTGGGCCTGAGCGAGCTGGCGATCCGTTATTTCCAGCAGACCACCAACGACTTCCAGGCGGTGGGCATCGACGGCACGTCGTGCAGCGATGCGCGCATCTGCGATCTGCCGGGCCTCGGCGGCATGAATCTGCCGCCGCTGGACGAAGAGTCGCAGGCGGATCTCGACGATCCTTACGTGTTCCACTTCCCGGACGGCAACGCCACGCTGACGCGCCTGATGGTGCGCAAGCTGATCCCGGCGGTGGCGCCGGCCGGCAAAGACATGAACGACGTGGTGCTGGCCAAATTTGACTACAGCCAGCTCGATCGGCCGGAGTCGCCGGTGAAGCTGCGTTTGAACAGCACCGGGCTGCACGCGGCCAACGTCGGCGACAAGGTGGAAGTCACCTATATGACCGGCGAGAAGATGACCAAGGTGCGCGCCGGGCAGGTGGTGATGGCCGGCTACAACATGATGATCCCGTACCTGGTGCCGGAGATGTCACACGAGCAGCAGGAGGCGCTCAAGCAGAACGTCAAGGCGCCGTTGGTGTACAGCAAAGTGGTGATCCGCAACTGGCAGCCGTTCATCAAGCTGGGCGTGCACGAAATTTATTCGCCGGCCGCGCCGTACAGCCGCGTGAAGCTGGACTACCCGGTGAGCATGGGCGGGTATCAGCACCCGCGCGATCCGGATCGGCCAATCGGTCTGCATATGGTGTACGTGCCGACGCTGCCGGGCAGCGGCCTCAGCCCGCGCGAGCAGTCGCGCAAAGGGCGCGCGCTGCTGCTGGGCACGCCGTTCGAGGTGCATGAGCAGATGATCCGCGAACAGCTGCAGGGCATGCTGGGCGAGGCGGGTTTCGACCATCAGCGCGATATTCAGGCGATCACCGTCAACCGCTGGTCGCACGGTTATTCCTACTTCCTCAACGGGCTGTTTGACGATGAAGAAGAAGCCAAGAAAATCATCGAAACGGCGCGGCAGCCGATCGGCAAGATCGTTATCGCCAACTCCGATTCTGACTGGAGCCCGTACGCCAACTCGGCGATCGATCAGGCGTGGCGCGCGGTGAACGAACTGGCCTACGGCAAGGTTGCCGCCAAGGAGGGAGCATGA